A region of Streptomyces sp. NBC_01750 DNA encodes the following proteins:
- a CDS encoding ATP synthase subunit C, with the protein MITWLVVMPVLAAGFWAVRLLARRRGKGAVRWLLISNLALLGGAFVLLATALGGAAEAAPGQAAAGQGAGSAALIGAAIAVAGASIGAAIAVAYTGAAALAALSERPELFGRAMVIVGLAEGIAVYGLVVAILLIGKA; encoded by the coding sequence GTGATCACTTGGCTCGTCGTCATGCCCGTTCTGGCGGCCGGTTTCTGGGCCGTACGTCTGCTGGCCCGGCGGCGTGGGAAAGGAGCCGTACGGTGGCTTCTGATCTCCAACCTCGCTCTGCTCGGCGGTGCGTTCGTCCTGTTGGCGACGGCCCTCGGAGGTGCGGCCGAGGCCGCCCCCGGTCAGGCCGCCGCCGGTCAGGGGGCGGGATCGGCAGCACTCATCGGGGCCGCCATCGCGGTGGCCGGGGCGTCGATCGGTGCCGCCATCGCTGTCGCGTACACCGGAGCCGCGGCGCTGGCGGCGCTGAGCGAACGGCCCGAACTCTTCGGGCGGGCCATGGTGATCGTCGGACTCGCGGAAGGGATCGCCGTGTACGGCCTGGTCGTTGCCATCCTGCTCATCGGGAAGGCCTGA
- a CDS encoding V-type ATP synthase subunit A, which yields MAGPLVELDRTAGTAMHDVVLLGDAGLAAEVVAIAGDVVTVQAYEYTGGLAPGHPAHPQGSPLSVPLGPWLLGGVYDGLLRPLQGAGDRLVTGTGSRSLPSDERTWPFTPRVTEGQQVDEGDVVGETGGPGPVPVSVLVPPGCSGAVSRIAPHGRYPAEAVLAVVAGTEVRMAAAWPVRRARPVRERLPAAQPLTTGQRAIDLLFPVARGSAVAVPGGFGTGKTVLLQQIAKWCDAHVIVYVGCGERGNEMADVIAELSALDDPRTGGRLADRTVTIANTSNMPMMAREASIHTGATVAEYFRDMGLDVVVIADSTSRWAEALREFASRVGALPTEEGYPAGLASELAAFYQRAGAVRTLGGREGSVSVIGAVSPPGGDLTEPVTAHTQRFVRCVWTLDRELAYARHYPAVSWSDSFSREVGALAVAHAQSGDPAWAERRGRVAALLSEADRLADLVDLVGITALPAQERISVLGGRLVREGVLQQSALSELDAYCAPEKTAALVDAVLAVVGRCRELVESGAAAEAVEEADFTPLLRAREEVGPGDAAGVDTRRDEVLACLRELVP from the coding sequence GTGGCCGGGCCTCTGGTCGAGCTGGACCGCACCGCCGGTACCGCCATGCATGACGTCGTGCTGCTCGGCGACGCCGGGCTTGCCGCGGAGGTGGTGGCCATCGCCGGTGACGTCGTCACCGTCCAGGCGTACGAGTACACCGGGGGCCTGGCTCCCGGACATCCGGCACACCCGCAGGGCAGTCCGTTGTCCGTACCGCTCGGTCCATGGCTGCTCGGCGGCGTCTACGACGGTCTGCTGCGGCCGCTCCAGGGGGCCGGGGACCGGCTCGTCACCGGCACCGGCTCGCGCTCTCTTCCGTCCGACGAGCGCACCTGGCCGTTCACGCCGCGTGTGACAGAGGGGCAACAGGTAGACGAGGGCGATGTTGTCGGCGAAACCGGCGGCCCTGGCCCCGTGCCCGTCAGTGTGTTGGTACCCCCGGGCTGTTCGGGTGCCGTCTCGCGCATCGCGCCGCACGGCCGGTACCCGGCGGAAGCGGTGCTGGCCGTCGTCGCGGGCACCGAAGTGCGCATGGCCGCCGCCTGGCCGGTCCGACGCGCCCGCCCCGTGCGGGAGCGCCTGCCGGCCGCACAGCCGCTCACCACCGGACAGCGCGCCATCGACCTCCTCTTCCCCGTGGCGCGGGGCAGCGCGGTTGCCGTTCCCGGAGGCTTCGGCACGGGCAAGACAGTGCTTCTGCAGCAGATCGCGAAGTGGTGCGACGCCCATGTGATCGTCTACGTCGGATGCGGAGAACGCGGTAACGAAATGGCCGATGTGATCGCGGAGCTGTCCGCGCTCGACGACCCGAGGACAGGGGGCCGGCTCGCCGACCGCACGGTGACCATCGCCAACACGTCGAACATGCCGATGATGGCCCGGGAGGCGAGCATCCACACCGGCGCCACGGTCGCCGAGTACTTCCGGGACATGGGGCTCGACGTCGTGGTCATCGCCGACTCGACATCCCGCTGGGCCGAGGCACTGCGTGAGTTCGCCTCCCGGGTGGGCGCGCTGCCCACCGAGGAGGGCTATCCCGCCGGACTGGCCTCGGAACTCGCGGCGTTCTACCAACGGGCCGGAGCGGTACGGACACTGGGCGGCCGAGAGGGCTCGGTCTCCGTGATCGGCGCTGTCTCGCCCCCCGGCGGCGATCTCACCGAACCCGTCACGGCACACACACAGCGTTTCGTACGGTGCGTGTGGACCCTCGACCGGGAGCTGGCCTACGCCCGGCACTACCCCGCCGTCTCCTGGTCGGATTCCTTCTCCCGCGAGGTCGGTGCCCTGGCCGTCGCCCACGCGCAGTCAGGAGATCCGGCCTGGGCGGAGCGCCGCGGCAGGGTGGCCGCGCTGCTCTCGGAGGCCGACCGGCTGGCCGACCTCGTCGACCTCGTCGGCATCACCGCGCTGCCCGCACAGGAGCGGATCAGCGTGCTCGGCGGCCGCCTGGTCCGCGAGGGTGTGCTTCAGCAGAGCGCACTGTCGGAGCTGGACGCTTACTGCGCGCCGGAGAAGACAGCCGCGTTGGTGGATGCCGTCCTGGCGGTCGTCGGCCGCTGCCGGGAACTGGTCGAATCGGGCGCGGCGGCCGAAGCCGTCGAAGAGGCGGACTTCACACCTCTGTTGCGCGCCCGGGAAGAGGTCGGCCCGGGCGATGCCGCCGGGGTGGACACGCGTCGGGACGAAGTTCTCGCCTGCCTACGGGAGTTGGTGCCATGA
- a CDS encoding V-type ATP synthase subunit B, with amino-acid sequence MTDWGEIEYTAVRELRGPLAVIEGVAGVGWDEFVRISLDSGGERHGLVLEVDRDLAVVQVLEGTAGMAADRTRVSFAGTPLRIPVGTGWLGRVCNGRGEPIDGGPPVFGPAAAVGGSPINPVRREPPAEPVLTGVGAVDVLTTLVRGQKLPVFSTAGLPHLELAVQIAAQSTSGGESFCVVFAGMGLTHADADGVRAGLAERFGAGELALMLNTADDPVIERLLTPRVALTVAEHLAFAEGRHVLVVMTDMTAYAEALREVSAARGEIPGRRAYPGYLYSDLASLYERCGKIRGVPGSLTVLPVLTMPAGDITHPVPDLTGYITEGQIVLSPQAHARGVYPPVDPLASLSRLMRKGAGRGRTRADHLDVAAQLLAALARARQIRELADLIGRAALSPTDERYLDLDQAFLDHFLAQRPDENRPFDEALDRAWHVLRTLPRSQLGMIPSEFLDTRADEAEDDG; translated from the coding sequence ATGACCGACTGGGGAGAGATCGAGTACACGGCCGTCCGGGAGCTGCGCGGGCCGCTCGCCGTCATCGAGGGCGTGGCAGGCGTCGGCTGGGACGAGTTCGTGCGGATCAGTCTCGACTCCGGCGGAGAGCGGCACGGACTCGTCCTGGAAGTCGACCGCGACCTCGCCGTGGTCCAGGTCCTGGAGGGTACGGCCGGAATGGCTGCCGACCGTACCCGGGTTTCGTTCGCCGGTACTCCCCTGCGCATTCCCGTCGGAACCGGCTGGCTGGGACGTGTGTGCAACGGCCGCGGCGAGCCGATCGACGGAGGCCCTCCGGTCTTCGGTCCCGCCGCCGCGGTCGGGGGCTCCCCGATCAACCCGGTGCGGCGTGAGCCGCCGGCCGAGCCCGTGCTGACCGGTGTGGGCGCCGTCGACGTGCTCACCACGCTGGTACGCGGTCAGAAGCTGCCGGTCTTCTCCACAGCCGGGCTGCCCCACCTCGAACTGGCCGTTCAGATCGCGGCTCAGTCCACGAGCGGAGGCGAGTCCTTCTGCGTCGTCTTCGCCGGCATGGGGCTCACCCACGCGGATGCCGACGGCGTCCGCGCGGGCCTCGCGGAACGGTTCGGCGCGGGCGAGCTGGCACTCATGCTCAACACCGCCGACGACCCGGTGATCGAACGGCTGCTCACCCCTCGTGTGGCTCTCACCGTCGCCGAGCATCTGGCCTTCGCGGAGGGACGGCACGTGCTGGTCGTCATGACCGACATGACCGCGTACGCGGAGGCCTTGCGGGAGGTGTCCGCCGCCAGGGGCGAGATTCCGGGCCGACGTGCCTACCCCGGCTATCTCTACAGCGACCTAGCCTCGCTGTACGAGCGGTGCGGGAAGATCCGGGGAGTGCCCGGATCCCTCACCGTGCTGCCGGTGCTCACCATGCCGGCCGGCGACATCACCCACCCGGTTCCCGATCTGACCGGGTACATCACCGAAGGCCAGATCGTGCTGTCCCCGCAAGCCCACGCTCGCGGTGTGTACCCGCCCGTGGACCCTCTCGCCTCGCTCTCCCGGCTGATGCGCAAGGGGGCAGGGCGGGGCCGGACGCGGGCCGACCATCTGGACGTCGCCGCCCAACTGCTCGCCGCTCTCGCCCGGGCCCGGCAGATCCGCGAGCTCGCCGACCTGATCGGACGAGCGGCCCTGAGTCCGACCGACGAGCGGTATCTGGACCTCGACCAGGCGTTCTTGGACCACTTCCTGGCCCAGCGGCCCGACGAGAACCGTCCCTTCGACGAGGCCCTGGACCGCGCCTGGCATGTGCTGCGCACCCTGCCACGGAGTCAGCTCGGCATGATTCCGTCCGAGTTCCTCGACACGCGGGCCGACGAGGCGGAGGACGACGGATGA
- a CDS encoding V-type ATP synthase subunit D gives MTRARRVPPGRAGRLRLRHNLEVALRGADLLERKLRILRGRQRSLQETEESARRAWLELLAEAEIWLLRGLVLSGEGALEAAAVADRADVTVEWTTSMGVRHPSGVVWTPAVRSPDETAPGNTALARAEAAYRETVRAAAEYAAARTASRLVGAEAERTRQRTRALRRHWIPRLTEELAAADLALEQSEHEDLIRRRWAAGVPDRPTTP, from the coding sequence ATGACCCGGGCACGGCGTGTGCCTCCCGGCCGGGCCGGGCGGCTGCGCCTTCGCCACAACCTGGAAGTGGCACTGCGTGGCGCCGACCTGCTGGAGCGGAAACTGCGAATCCTCCGAGGCCGTCAGCGGAGCCTCCAGGAGACCGAGGAGAGCGCACGCCGCGCCTGGCTCGAGCTGCTGGCGGAGGCCGAGATCTGGCTGCTGAGGGGGCTGGTGCTGAGCGGGGAAGGTGCCCTGGAGGCAGCCGCTGTCGCGGACCGAGCGGACGTCACCGTCGAATGGACCACATCCATGGGAGTACGGCACCCGTCGGGAGTTGTCTGGACGCCGGCGGTCCGGTCTCCGGATGAGACGGCCCCGGGGAACACGGCCCTTGCCCGAGCCGAGGCCGCCTACCGCGAGACGGTGCGCGCTGCGGCGGAGTACGCGGCTGCCCGCACCGCCTCCCGTTTGGTCGGGGCCGAGGCGGAGCGGACCCGGCAGCGGACCCGTGCACTGCGCAGGCACTGGATTCCACGACTGACCGAAGAACTCGCGGCAGCGGACCTGGCGCTGGAGCAGTCGGAGCACGAGGACTTGATTCGGCGGCGATGGGCCGCCGGTGTGCCGGACAGACCGACGACGCCGTAG
- a CDS encoding universal stress protein produces MHAWTLPPAYTYAVIADPGISLEMGRQVARTLSDLLLPWRQKHPSVRVVERAVFGPSASELVCASADAELIVVGRRARHATLGALIGPVTHAVLHHAASPIAVVAHD; encoded by the coding sequence GTGCACGCCTGGACACTGCCACCGGCCTACACCTACGCGGTCATCGCCGATCCCGGCATCTCCCTCGAGATGGGCCGACAGGTGGCCAGGACGCTCAGTGACCTGCTCCTGCCCTGGCGACAGAAGCACCCGTCCGTGAGGGTTGTCGAGAGGGCGGTTTTCGGTCCGTCGGCTTCCGAGCTCGTGTGCGCCTCGGCGGACGCGGAGCTGATCGTCGTCGGGCGCCGTGCCCGGCACGCCACGCTGGGTGCCCTCATCGGGCCCGTCACGCACGCGGTGCTGCACCATGCCGCCTCACCGATCGCAGTCGTCGCCCATGACTGA
- a CDS encoding universal stress protein, with amino-acid sequence MNTSESPKTGPVIAGVDGSANAAAAVLWAAAEAERRGQPLHIVHAAGTDNRAAYASVESIRLVLQHGRELLNATAARFAERFPGLLVTTELSHREPAETLHTVAGNHGTIVVGSRGLGGFGSLTHGSVGLGTAAGANGPVVVVRGVEDADSTGTVLVGVRDEEDLDVVRHAAQSAQLRKASLRLLNIWNMFQHVGVVATMLDDVGEIAQERKDKISAVAARIRDNFPEPR; translated from the coding sequence GTGAACACATCCGAAAGCCCGAAAACCGGGCCGGTCATTGCGGGCGTGGACGGTTCGGCCAACGCCGCGGCGGCCGTGCTGTGGGCCGCGGCGGAGGCAGAGCGTCGAGGGCAGCCGCTGCACATCGTGCACGCGGCAGGTACGGACAACAGGGCCGCGTATGCCTCGGTCGAGTCCATTCGGCTGGTGCTACAGCACGGCCGGGAGCTCCTGAACGCGACGGCCGCCCGGTTCGCCGAACGCTTCCCCGGATTGCTTGTCACCACCGAGCTCAGCCACCGCGAACCGGCGGAGACCCTGCACACGGTGGCCGGCAACCACGGCACGATCGTTGTGGGCAGCCGTGGCCTTGGCGGATTCGGCTCGCTGACGCACGGCTCCGTGGGACTGGGCACGGCAGCCGGAGCGAACGGACCGGTCGTTGTGGTGCGTGGAGTCGAGGACGCCGATAGCACAGGTACCGTGCTGGTCGGCGTGCGGGACGAGGAGGACCTCGATGTGGTCCGCCACGCGGCGCAGAGCGCACAGCTGCGCAAGGCGTCACTGAGACTGCTCAACATCTGGAACATGTTCCAGCACGTCGGGGTCGTGGCCACCATGCTGGACGACGTAGGCGAGATCGCTCAGGAGCGGAAGGACAAGATCTCCGCCGTGGCCGCCCGCATCCGGGACAACTTCCCGGAACCACGATGA
- a CDS encoding universal stress protein, which yields MSDPKKRRHITVGVDPLKPSLLALAWAADEAVQRHLAVRLLLAVPKEEHKHTDVAHREVTPHHLALRKRGADSLASAASFVRARHPDLELTTHLIDGSPALSLCHESAKAHMIVLGTRRLSRAEEILSGGSIVVPVSAQADCPVVVVGDPEHITQEPPYLVVGVDGSVSSRAAVAQALEEASLRGATLRAVWAWPRPVFSLGDESAGFNERRRLLSESTAGWADKYSDVPVTHEVVRGHPVEELARSSEHALSVVVGRRGRGGYTGMRLGSVVHGLLHRAVCPVITVPTPPGN from the coding sequence ATGTCGGACCCCAAAAAACGCCGTCACATCACAGTGGGCGTCGACCCGCTGAAGCCGAGTCTTCTGGCTCTCGCCTGGGCCGCCGACGAGGCCGTGCAGAGGCACCTGGCAGTGCGCCTGCTGCTCGCGGTGCCCAAGGAGGAGCATAAGCACACCGACGTCGCCCACAGAGAGGTCACGCCGCACCATCTCGCCCTGCGCAAGCGAGGTGCGGACTCACTTGCGTCGGCGGCCTCCTTCGTGCGGGCGCGCCATCCGGACCTTGAGCTGACCACTCACCTGATCGACGGTAGCCCGGCCCTCTCGCTGTGCCACGAATCCGCGAAGGCGCACATGATTGTCCTCGGCACACGTCGCCTCAGCCGAGCCGAGGAGATTCTGAGCGGCGGTTCCATCGTGGTCCCGGTGAGCGCGCAGGCGGACTGTCCGGTCGTTGTGGTCGGCGATCCGGAACACATCACCCAGGAGCCGCCGTACCTCGTCGTGGGCGTCGACGGCAGCGTCTCTTCTCGCGCTGCCGTGGCGCAGGCCCTGGAGGAGGCGAGCCTGCGCGGTGCCACATTGCGTGCGGTCTGGGCGTGGCCACGCCCAGTGTTCTCCCTCGGCGACGAGTCGGCAGGCTTCAACGAACGCCGTCGGCTGCTCTCGGAATCCACTGCTGGGTGGGCGGACAAGTACTCCGACGTCCCGGTGACCCACGAGGTCGTGCGCGGCCACCCTGTGGAAGAGCTGGCCCGTAGCTCCGAACATGCGCTGTCTGTCGTCGTCGGAAGACGAGGCCGCGGCGGCTACACAGGCATGCGCCTGGGGTCGGTGGTGCATGGACTGCTGCACCGCGCGGTCTGCCCGGTGATCACCGTTCCCACGCCACCCGGGAATTGA
- a CDS encoding ArsI/CadI family heavy metal resistance metalloenzyme has protein sequence MSRVQLALRVPDLAASIAFYTKLFGTEPTKLRDGYANFAIAEPPLKLVLIEGNAGENTRMDHLGVEVETPDAVHAATTRLGEAGLATAEENDTTCCYALQDKVWVHGPGQEPWEVYVVKADADTLTKQQGSSCCTGPDADVGASKPVAAGGWC, from the coding sequence ATGTCCCGCGTACAGCTCGCCCTCCGCGTCCCCGACCTCGCCGCGTCCATCGCCTTCTACACCAAGCTCTTCGGCACCGAGCCCACCAAACTCCGCGACGGTTACGCCAACTTCGCCATCGCCGAGCCACCGCTCAAGCTCGTCCTCATCGAAGGCAACGCGGGCGAGAACACCCGCATGGACCACCTCGGCGTCGAAGTCGAAACCCCCGACGCCGTCCATGCCGCCACCACCCGCCTCGGCGAAGCGGGACTGGCCACCGCAGAGGAGAACGACACCACCTGTTGCTACGCCCTCCAGGACAAGGTCTGGGTCCACGGCCCCGGCCAGGAACCCTGGGAGGTGTACGTCGTCAAGGCCGACGCCGACACCCTGACCAAGCAGCAAGGCAGTTCGTGCTGCACCGGCCCGGACGCCGACGTCGGCGCGAGTAAGCCTGTCGCCGCCGGTGGGTGGTGCTGA
- a CDS encoding NAD(P)-binding domain-containing protein, whose translation MNAPTTALPTVVIGAGPIGLAAAAHLVERGIEPLVLEAGDGAGSAVREWSHVRLFSTWAELVDPAAEKLLAPTGWTAPDGATYPTGGDWAAQYLQPLADTLGDAVRFGARVTGVSRLGRDRVVDVDRDQQPLTVHILNTDGTEERITAGAVIDASGTWSTPSPIGGDGLPALGERTASDRISYRVPDLKDPAVRARYEGRRTAVIGSGASAFTALAYLADLAKDTPGTHAVWVLRRGIGGSTFGGGQADQLPARGALGLAAKAAVDDGYADAVTGFRTTAVDKSGDQLVLVAEDSRRLDPVDEVIVLTGFRPDLSFVDELRLGLDDRLQAPVELAPLIDPNVHSCGTVYPHGVNELSHPEKDVYLVGMKSYGRAPTFLAMTGYEQVRSIAASLAGDQEAAGRVELTLPETGVCGGAGLFDEPDATKADSNGGCCAAPTTLQIGVDAPATSGGC comes from the coding sequence GTGAACGCACCCACCACCGCCCTGCCCACCGTGGTGATCGGTGCCGGCCCCATCGGCCTGGCCGCCGCCGCCCACCTCGTCGAGCGTGGCATCGAGCCGCTGGTCCTGGAGGCCGGGGACGGAGCGGGCAGTGCCGTACGTGAGTGGAGCCACGTGCGCCTGTTCTCCACCTGGGCCGAGCTCGTCGACCCGGCCGCCGAAAAGCTTCTGGCCCCCACCGGCTGGACCGCGCCGGACGGGGCGACGTACCCCACCGGTGGAGACTGGGCCGCCCAGTACCTCCAGCCGCTGGCCGACACCCTGGGCGACGCGGTCCGCTTCGGCGCCCGCGTCACCGGCGTCTCCCGCCTCGGTCGCGACCGGGTCGTGGACGTCGATCGCGATCAGCAGCCCCTCACCGTGCACATCCTCAACACCGACGGGACCGAGGAGCGGATCACGGCCGGCGCCGTCATTGACGCCTCCGGGACCTGGTCCACACCCAGCCCGATCGGCGGCGACGGCCTCCCGGCCCTCGGCGAGCGCACCGCTTCCGACCGCATCTCATACCGCGTCCCGGACCTCAAGGACCCGGCTGTACGCGCCCGGTACGAGGGCAGGCGCACTGCCGTGATCGGCTCCGGCGCCTCCGCCTTCACGGCCCTCGCCTACCTCGCCGACCTGGCCAAGGACACCCCGGGCACGCACGCCGTGTGGGTCCTGAGGCGCGGCATCGGCGGCTCGACCTTCGGCGGCGGCCAAGCCGACCAGCTGCCCGCCCGCGGCGCACTGGGCCTCGCCGCCAAGGCAGCCGTGGACGACGGGTACGCCGACGCCGTCACCGGATTCCGCACGACCGCAGTCGACAAGAGCGGCGACCAGCTGGTGCTCGTGGCCGAGGACAGCCGCCGCCTCGACCCGGTGGACGAGGTCATCGTCCTCACCGGCTTCCGCCCCGACCTGTCCTTCGTCGACGAGCTCCGTCTGGGTCTCGACGATCGTCTCCAGGCTCCGGTCGAACTGGCCCCGCTGATCGACCCGAACGTCCACTCCTGCGGAACCGTCTACCCACACGGCGTCAACGAGCTCTCGCATCCGGAGAAGGACGTCTACCTCGTCGGCATGAAGAGCTACGGCCGCGCCCCGACGTTCCTCGCGATGACCGGCTACGAGCAGGTCCGCTCCATCGCCGCCTCCCTCGCGGGAGACCAGGAGGCCGCCGGGCGCGTCGAGTTGACCCTCCCGGAGACCGGGGTGTGCGGCGGGGCGGGCCTGTTCGACGAGCCCGACGCCACCAAGGCGGACAGCAACGGCGGCTGCTGCGCCGCCCCCACCACTCTCCAGATCGGCGTCGACGCCCCGGCCACCTCCGGCGGCTGCTGA
- a CDS encoding NAD(P)-binding domain-containing protein: MEHLDVAVIGGGQSGLAAAHALRKQGLEPVVLEASGQAAGSWPHFYDSLTLFSPARYSPLPGLPFGGDPERYPHRDEVVAYLLRYADRLDADIRTGQRVSEVQTDGDGFTLALEDGSRLAARGVVAATAALAGRTAPPCRAWTPSPGPSGVSRTTAPRALRRAAGRGRRRRQLGVQVAAELAAHARVSLANRAPVKWFTQRR; encoded by the coding sequence ATGGAGCATCTCGATGTCGCGGTCATCGGTGGCGGCCAGTCAGGCCTTGCCGCCGCGCACGCCCTGCGCAAGCAAGGGCTTGAGCCGGTGGTACTCGAAGCCTCCGGGCAGGCGGCCGGTTCCTGGCCGCACTTCTACGACAGCCTCACCCTCTTTTCCCCGGCGAGATACAGCCCCCTGCCCGGCCTTCCCTTCGGCGGCGACCCGGAGCGGTATCCGCACCGCGATGAGGTGGTCGCCTACCTGCTGCGGTACGCAGACCGGCTGGACGCGGACATCCGCACCGGCCAGCGCGTCAGCGAGGTCCAGACGGACGGAGACGGGTTCACGCTGGCGCTGGAGGACGGATCGCGCCTGGCGGCACGCGGGGTGGTCGCGGCCACCGCGGCTTTGGCCGGCCGAACCGCCCCGCCCTGCCGGGCCTGGACTCCTTCACCGGGACCGTCCGGCGTGTCACGGACTACCGCCCCCCGAGCCCTTCGCCGGGCAGCGGGTCGTGGTCGTCGGCGCCGGCAACTCGGCGTGCAGGTCGCAGCCGAACTCGCCGCCCACGCCCGCGTCAGCCTCGCCAACCGGGCCCCGGTCAAGTGGTTCACGCAGCGCCGGTAA
- a CDS encoding ArsR/SmtB family transcription factor, producing MSNMKVLPLLEPETGAPCCPPLTERPLTAEEAVRTAAMFKALGDPVRLRLFSAVASHEGGEACVCDISDVGVSQPTVSHHLKKLKEAGLLSSERRGTWVYYRVEPSVLAAMGHILGRYAA from the coding sequence ATGTCGAACATGAAGGTGCTGCCGCTGCTCGAGCCGGAGACCGGTGCGCCCTGCTGCCCGCCGCTGACCGAACGCCCGCTCACGGCGGAGGAGGCGGTACGCACGGCCGCCATGTTCAAGGCCCTCGGCGACCCGGTCCGGCTGCGGCTCTTCTCGGCCGTCGCCTCACACGAGGGCGGCGAGGCATGCGTCTGCGACATCTCCGATGTCGGCGTCTCCCAGCCCACCGTCAGCCACCACCTGAAGAAGCTCAAAGAGGCGGGTCTGCTCAGCTCCGAGCGGAGGGGCACCTGGGTGTACTACCGGGTCGAGCCGTCCGTGCTCGCTGCGATGGGGCACATCCTGGGCCGGTACGCCGCCTGA
- a CDS encoding CBS domain-containing protein, with translation MRARDLAVEYESVSVDSDALEAARLMAEHRLPGLLVLDALGEPKAILPASQMVKVLVPEYLIEDPTLAAVVDEKHADRLCQALVGRRVGDCLPSTAAPPPIADPDDTALEVTALMARVHSPLVAVAEKDKDGTHLLGVITASHLLHELLGAAGGNGATTRD, from the coding sequence GTGCGCGCACGAGACCTGGCAGTCGAGTACGAATCGGTAAGCGTCGACAGCGACGCCTTGGAGGCGGCCCGTCTGATGGCAGAGCACCGGCTCCCTGGGCTCCTGGTGCTCGACGCCCTCGGCGAACCCAAGGCGATCCTTCCCGCCTCTCAGATGGTCAAGGTCCTGGTGCCCGAGTACCTGATCGAGGACCCTACCCTCGCGGCGGTCGTCGACGAGAAGCACGCCGACCGGCTGTGCCAGGCCCTGGTCGGACGCCGGGTCGGCGACTGCCTGCCCAGTACTGCGGCTCCGCCCCCGATCGCCGACCCTGACGACACCGCGCTCGAGGTGACGGCGCTGATGGCGCGGGTACACAGCCCGCTGGTGGCCGTGGCTGAGAAGGACAAGGACGGCACTCACCTGCTCGGTGTGATCACTGCCTCCCATCTGTTGCACGAGCTCCTCGGTGCAGCGGGCGGCAACGGCGCCACGACGCGAGACTGA